In a single window of the Mesorhizobium shangrilense genome:
- a CDS encoding ABC transporter permease: MELLSLSAPGWGVNLLQGLANSIQIAAGAFGLGLMIGICGAWGKLYGGPVVRDLLEVYTTVVRAVPELVLILILYFAGTDLINRLLGAFGYPPTDINGLVAGICVLGVVQGAYSTEVLRGAIQAIPQGQIEAARAFGMSPGLMLRRITLPAMLPFAIPGLANLWLIATKDTALLAIVGFTELTQTTRQAAGTTKAYFTFFMAAGVLYLALTLVSNVVIARIERRSRRGMPPVGAH; this comes from the coding sequence CTGGAGCTTCTTTCGCTCTCGGCGCCGGGCTGGGGCGTGAACCTGTTGCAGGGGCTGGCGAATTCGATCCAGATTGCCGCCGGCGCATTCGGGCTCGGCCTGATGATCGGCATCTGCGGCGCCTGGGGCAAGCTCTATGGCGGGCCGGTGGTGCGCGACCTGCTCGAGGTCTACACCACCGTGGTGCGCGCCGTCCCCGAACTGGTGCTGATCCTGATCCTCTATTTCGCCGGCACCGACCTCATCAACCGGCTGCTGGGGGCGTTCGGCTACCCGCCGACGGACATCAATGGCCTCGTCGCCGGCATCTGCGTGCTCGGCGTCGTGCAGGGCGCCTATTCGACCGAGGTGTTGCGCGGCGCGATCCAGGCCATTCCGCAAGGGCAGATCGAGGCGGCGCGCGCCTTCGGCATGTCGCCCGGACTTATGCTGCGGCGCATCACCCTGCCGGCGATGCTGCCCTTCGCCATCCCCGGCCTCGCCAATCTCTGGCTGATCGCCACCAAGGACACCGCGCTGCTGGCCATCGTCGGCTTCACCGAACTCACCCAGACGACGCGGCAGGCGGCCGGCACCACCAAGGCCTACTTCACGTTCTTCATGGCTGCCGGCGTGCTCTATCTCGCGCTGACGCTGGTCTCCAACGTCGTCATCGCCCGCATCGAGCGCCGCTCGCGCCGCGGCATGCCCCCTGTGGGAGCACACTGA
- a CDS encoding ABC transporter permease — MAVVAINRTTWQRTLGWLQPHRVVLIGIAAALVLSAAFFMRWDWLPDFLGLALQGLWRTIWLLIVTCTLGLMLAIPIGLVQVTGPWYLSLPAKAFCTIIRGTPLLLQLWLLYFGLGSLFPQFPWIRDSFLWPILRQAWPYGVLALTLSYAGYEGEVMRGAFAGVARGQLEAARAFGMSRWKIFRRVWLPQALHRALPTLAGETVLQLKATPLVATITMVDIYSVASRVRQETFITYEPLLLLALVYLTITGILVFAFRKLEARIPQRLG, encoded by the coding sequence ATGGCGGTGGTGGCGATCAACCGCACGACCTGGCAGCGCACGCTCGGCTGGCTGCAGCCGCACCGCGTCGTGCTAATCGGGATCGCGGCAGCGCTGGTGCTGTCGGCGGCCTTCTTCATGCGGTGGGACTGGCTTCCAGACTTTCTCGGCCTCGCGCTGCAGGGGCTGTGGCGCACGATCTGGCTGCTCATCGTCACCTGCACGCTCGGTTTGATGCTCGCCATCCCGATCGGCCTCGTGCAGGTCACCGGCCCCTGGTATCTCAGCCTGCCCGCCAAGGCGTTCTGCACGATCATCCGCGGCACGCCGCTGCTGCTCCAGCTGTGGCTGCTTTATTTCGGCCTGGGATCGCTGTTCCCGCAGTTTCCCTGGATCCGCGATTCCTTCCTGTGGCCGATCCTGCGCCAGGCTTGGCCCTACGGTGTTCTGGCGCTGACGCTCTCCTATGCCGGCTACGAGGGCGAGGTGATGCGCGGCGCCTTCGCCGGCGTGGCGAGGGGCCAGCTGGAGGCGGCGCGCGCCTTCGGCATGAGCCGCTGGAAGATCTTTCGGCGCGTCTGGCTGCCGCAGGCGCTGCACCGCGCTTTGCCGACACTGGCCGGAGAGACGGTGCTGCAACTCAAGGCGACGCCGCTGGTGGCGACGATCACCATGGTGGACATCTATTCGGTGGCCTCGCGGGTCCGGCAGGAGACGTTCATCACCTACGAGCCGCTGCTGCTGCTCGCGCTGGTCTATCTGACGATCACCGGTATCCTGGTCTTCGCGTTCCGCAAGCTCGAGGCGCGGATCCCGCAGCGCCTGGGGTAG
- a CDS encoding Ldh family oxidoreductase, with protein sequence MDDTIELTLAEAIALCADAAIRAGAREDTALALARSAVAAEAESQPNVGLAHFVDYLEAIAAGRIDGQALPAITRPAPTMIASDANGGAAHTGFDACFEEIVRTAGDLGMALFSQRNSYTCGALGYFTGRLADGGLLAIAATNGPALMAGSGGTKRVFCTNPLAFSAPATGGPPLTIDQASSATAFVNIRKAARDGRAIPEGWALDAAGNPTTDAAAAVKGALLAFGGARGANIALMVEVLSAGLTGANWSADAPPFTTGAQSPGTGMLVIAIRPDLIDPDFSGRLQKYLGRLEREYGVHVPGRTKAAARAQAAKDGISIPRALFGRLSR encoded by the coding sequence ATGGACGACACGATCGAACTGACACTCGCCGAGGCGATCGCGCTCTGCGCAGACGCCGCGATCCGGGCCGGGGCGCGCGAGGACACCGCGCTTGCCCTTGCGCGATCGGCAGTCGCGGCAGAGGCCGAAAGCCAGCCCAATGTCGGGCTCGCCCACTTCGTCGACTATCTCGAGGCCATCGCCGCGGGCCGCATCGACGGACAGGCGCTGCCTGCGATCACACGGCCTGCGCCCACGATGATCGCATCCGATGCCAACGGCGGCGCGGCGCACACCGGCTTCGACGCGTGCTTCGAAGAGATCGTCCGCACGGCGGGGGATCTCGGCATGGCGCTGTTCAGCCAGAGGAATTCCTACACCTGCGGGGCGCTGGGCTATTTCACGGGCCGCCTGGCGGATGGCGGGCTGCTTGCGATCGCCGCGACGAACGGACCGGCGCTGATGGCCGGCTCGGGCGGGACGAAACGCGTGTTCTGCACCAACCCGCTCGCCTTCTCCGCACCTGCGACGGGTGGACCGCCGTTGACCATCGACCAGGCCTCCAGCGCGACGGCCTTCGTGAACATACGCAAGGCCGCGCGAGATGGACGCGCCATTCCCGAAGGCTGGGCGCTCGATGCCGCCGGCAATCCGACCACCGACGCGGCGGCAGCCGTGAAGGGGGCGCTGCTCGCCTTCGGCGGCGCACGCGGCGCCAACATCGCCCTGATGGTCGAGGTGCTCTCGGCGGGCCTGACCGGCGCCAACTGGTCGGCTGATGCGCCGCCTTTCACCACAGGCGCGCAGAGCCCCGGAACCGGCATGCTGGTGATCGCGATCCGGCCGGACCTGATCGACCCGGATTTTTCCGGGCGCCTTCAAAAGTATCTCGGGCGGCTCGAACGGGAGTACGGCGTTCACGTCCCGGGGCGTACCAAAGCCGCAGCCCGTGCGCAGGCCGCCAAGGATGGGATCTCAATTCCGCGCGCCCTGTTTGGGCGTCTGTCCCGCTGA
- a CDS encoding CsbD family protein: MNWNQVEGNWEQFKGKVQTQWGKLTNDDLDVIAGQRKELAGRIQARYGKVADDAERDIDDWLSRH, from the coding sequence ATGAATTGGAACCAGGTCGAAGGAAATTGGGAGCAGTTCAAGGGCAAGGTCCAGACCCAGTGGGGTAAGCTCACCAATGACGATCTCGATGTGATCGCCGGCCAGCGCAAGGAACTCGCAGGCCGTATCCAGGCGCGCTACGGCAAGGTCGCAGACGACGCCGAGCGGGACATCGACGACTGGCTGTCGCGCCACTAG
- a CDS encoding DoxX family protein — protein sequence MTSSKTASAPQRRLIIPPLRCVYANFHDIAETVLRVVAGLALVTHGWGKIQNPFGAAGMVEGLGFYPGVFWSPLLAATEFFGGILIAIGLLTRPASFAAMIVLLVTVYFHWIVRAEGFAGAEKSILWAAIFLFFAVRGGNRQSVDAKLGREF from the coding sequence ATGACCTCTTCGAAGACCGCCTCCGCGCCGCAGCGACGCCTCATCATCCCGCCGCTGCGCTGCGTCTATGCAAACTTCCACGACATCGCCGAAACGGTGCTGCGCGTCGTCGCCGGCCTGGCTCTCGTCACCCATGGCTGGGGCAAGATCCAGAACCCGTTCGGGGCGGCCGGCATGGTCGAGGGCTTGGGGTTCTATCCTGGCGTATTCTGGTCGCCGCTGCTGGCCGCCACTGAATTCTTCGGCGGCATCCTGATCGCCATTGGCTTGCTGACCCGGCCAGCCTCCTTCGCAGCGATGATCGTGCTGCTGGTCACGGTCTACTTCCACTGGATCGTGCGGGCCGAGGGATTCGCGGGCGCAGAGAAGTCGATCCTCTGGGCCGCCATCTTCCTGTTCTTCGCGGTGCGCGGCGGCAACCGGCAGTCGGTGGACGCAAAGCTCGGCCGGGAATTCTAG
- the lpdA gene encoding dihydrolipoyl dehydrogenase, with protein MKDISCKLLVIGAGPGGYVCAIRAGQLGVDTVIVESKKPGGTCLTIGCIPSKALIHAAEEFETATHMADAQGHLGITVANPAIDLAKTVAWKDRIVGRLTTGVSGLLKKQRVKMLSGQARFRDGKTVVVETETGEQVVRAENIVIATGSEPVALPSVPFGGRVISSTEALSLPSVPASLAVVGAGYIGLELGMAFAKMGSKVTVVEALDRILPLYDAELTKPVAKRLGALGIEVLLGARVREFDGKSEQLIVDDADGEARRLKADKILVTVGRKPVTEGWGREELALDMSGRFLKIDDQCRTSMRGVYAIGDVTGEPMLAHRAMAQGEMVAEIVAGHKRSWDKRGIPAVCFTDPEVVTVGLSPDEAKKGGVEIKVGLFPFSANGRAMTMLAEDGFVRVVARADNHLVLGIQGVGRGISELSTAFGLAVEMGARLEDIAGTIHAHPTQGESFQEAALKALGHALHI; from the coding sequence ATGAAAGACATCTCCTGCAAGCTCCTCGTCATCGGGGCCGGACCGGGCGGCTACGTGTGCGCGATCCGCGCCGGCCAACTCGGGGTCGACACCGTCATCGTCGAGTCGAAGAAGCCCGGCGGCACCTGCCTCACCATCGGCTGCATCCCGTCCAAGGCGCTCATCCATGCGGCGGAGGAGTTCGAGACCGCCACCCACATGGCGGATGCGCAGGGACATCTCGGCATCACGGTCGCCAACCCGGCGATCGATCTCGCCAAGACCGTCGCGTGGAAGGACCGGATCGTCGGCCGCCTGACGACGGGCGTCTCGGGCCTGCTCAAGAAACAGCGCGTAAAAATGCTGAGCGGCCAGGCGCGCTTCCGCGACGGCAAGACGGTCGTCGTTGAGACCGAGACCGGCGAGCAGGTGGTGCGGGCGGAGAACATCGTCATCGCCACAGGCTCCGAACCGGTCGCGCTGCCCTCGGTGCCGTTTGGCGGCAGGGTGATCTCGTCCACCGAGGCGCTTTCGCTCCCTTCGGTTCCGGCAAGCCTCGCCGTGGTTGGGGCGGGTTACATCGGCCTGGAGCTCGGCATGGCCTTCGCCAAGATGGGATCGAAGGTGACGGTGGTCGAGGCGCTGGACCGCATTCTGCCGCTCTATGACGCGGAGCTGACCAAGCCGGTTGCCAAGCGCCTCGGCGCGCTGGGCATCGAGGTCCTGCTCGGCGCCAGGGTGCGCGAATTCGACGGCAAGTCCGAACAGTTGATCGTCGATGACGCGGACGGCGAGGCGCGTCGCCTCAAGGCGGACAAGATCCTGGTCACCGTCGGCCGCAAGCCGGTCACCGAGGGCTGGGGCCGCGAGGAGCTGGCGCTCGACATGAGCGGCCGCTTCCTCAAGATCGACGATCAGTGCCGCACCTCGATGCGCGGCGTCTACGCGATCGGGGACGTCACCGGCGAGCCCATGCTGGCCCACCGCGCCATGGCGCAGGGCGAAATGGTCGCCGAGATCGTGGCGGGCCACAAGCGCAGCTGGGACAAGCGCGGCATCCCGGCGGTGTGCTTCACCGATCCGGAGGTCGTGACGGTGGGTCTTTCGCCCGACGAGGCAAAGAAGGGCGGCGTCGAGATCAAGGTCGGCCTGTTCCCCTTCTCAGCCAACGGCCGCGCCATGACGATGCTCGCCGAGGACGGTTTCGTGCGGGTCGTCGCGCGCGCCGACAACCATCTGGTGCTGGGCATCCAGGGGGTCGGCCGCGGCATTTCCGAGCTTTCGACCGCCTTCGGTCTGGCGGTGGAGATGGGCGCGCGTCTCGAAGACATCGCCGGCACCATCCATGCGCACCCGACGCAGGGCGAGTCCTTCCAGGAAGCCGCCCTGAAGGCGCTGGGGCACGCGCTTCACATCTGA
- a CDS encoding dihydrolipoamide acetyltransferase family protein, with the protein MGEHVIKLPDVGEGVAEAELVEWHVKVGDLIREDAVLAAVMTDKATVEIPSPVDGEVIWLGAEVGDTVPVGSPIIRLKVQGEGNVAAGAETETSAPTPTPSPSPQGGGEHAPAPSREQSAADAVETSGRVVGRATPESPSPLRGGVRGGGQPASASQTVYASRPQGEKPLASPAVRLRAREAGIDLRQVPASGGAGRITHEDLDAFLSRGPEMQRGPGLARNETVEDIKVVGLRRKIAEKMALAKSRIPHITYVEEIDVTELEELRAKLNQTKSADRPKLTMLPFLMRAMVKAIAEQPQLNALYDDDAGVIHRHGGVHIGIAAQTPTGLVVPVVKHAEARDLWDCAAEVNRLAEAAKSGSATRDELSGSTITITSLGAMGGVATTPVINYPEVAIVGVNKMMVRPVWDGRQFIPRKMMNLSSSFDHRVIDGWDAAVFVQRIKALLETPALIFVD; encoded by the coding sequence ATGGGCGAGCATGTCATCAAGCTGCCCGACGTGGGCGAGGGCGTCGCCGAGGCCGAGCTCGTCGAATGGCACGTCAAGGTCGGCGACCTCATCCGCGAGGATGCGGTGCTTGCCGCCGTCATGACCGACAAGGCGACCGTCGAGATTCCCTCGCCGGTCGACGGCGAGGTGATCTGGCTGGGCGCCGAGGTCGGCGACACGGTTCCCGTCGGCTCGCCGATCATCCGGCTCAAGGTTCAGGGCGAGGGCAACGTTGCGGCAGGCGCGGAGACTGAGACGAGCGCCCCCACCCCCACCCCTAGCCCCTCCCCACAAGGGGGAGGGGAACACGCGCCAGCTCCGTCCAGGGAGCAGTCTGCCGCCGACGCTGTTGAAACGAGCGGCCGCGTGGTGGGCAGGGCGACGCCGGAATCCCCCTCCCCCTTGAGGGGAGGGGTCAGGGGTGGGGGTCAACCGGCGTCCGCTTCCCAGACCGTCTACGCTTCCCGCCCGCAAGGCGAGAAGCCGCTTGCCTCGCCGGCGGTGCGGCTCCGGGCCAGGGAGGCGGGCATCGACCTGCGCCAGGTGCCGGCCAGCGGCGGCGCGGGCCGCATCACGCACGAGGATCTCGACGCCTTCCTCTCCCGCGGGCCGGAGATGCAGCGCGGCCCCGGTCTCGCCCGCAACGAGACGGTCGAGGACATCAAGGTCGTCGGGCTGCGCCGCAAGATCGCGGAGAAGATGGCGCTGGCCAAGTCGCGCATCCCGCACATCACCTATGTCGAGGAGATCGACGTCACAGAACTTGAAGAACTGCGCGCCAAGCTCAACCAGACCAAGTCTGCCGATCGCCCGAAGCTGACGATGCTGCCGTTCCTGATGCGGGCGATGGTCAAGGCCATAGCGGAGCAGCCACAGCTCAACGCCCTCTACGACGACGACGCGGGCGTCATCCACCGCCACGGCGGCGTGCACATCGGCATCGCCGCTCAAACGCCGACCGGGCTGGTTGTTCCGGTTGTAAAACACGCCGAGGCCCGCGACCTGTGGGATTGCGCCGCCGAGGTCAACCGCCTCGCCGAAGCGGCGAAGTCGGGCAGCGCCACGCGCGACGAGCTTTCGGGCTCGACCATCACCATCACCTCGCTCGGCGCCATGGGCGGCGTCGCGACGACGCCGGTGATCAACTATCCGGAAGTCGCCATCGTCGGCGTCAACAAGATGATGGTGCGGCCCGTCTGGGACGGCCGGCAGTTCATCCCTCGCAAGATGATGAACCTGTCGTCCAGCTTCGACCATCGCGTCATCGACGGCTGGGACGCGGCCGTCTTCGTCCAGCGCATCAAGGCCCTGCTGGAGACGCCGGCGCTGATCTTCGTGGATTGA
- a CDS encoding alpha-ketoacid dehydrogenase subunit beta, which yields MPRKTMIEAIREAMDVSMGRDDNVVVFGEDVGYFGGVFRCTQGLQQKYGTTRCFDAPISELGIVGTAIGMAAYGLRPCVEVQFADYVYPAYDQIVSEAARLRYRSNGQFTCPIVIRMPTGGGIFGGQTHSQSPEALFTHVSGLKVVVPSNPHDAKGLLIASIEDPDPVIFLEPKRLYNGPFDGHHERPVTPWSKHELGEVPAGHYSIPLGKAAVRRTGSEMTILAYGTMVYVAEAAADETGIDAEIIDLRSLLPLDLDAIVTSVNKTGRCVVVHEATHTSGFGAELAALVQHHCFYSLEAPVARVTGWDTPYPHAQEWDYFPGPARLGQAMTATMEA from the coding sequence ATGCCGCGCAAGACAATGATCGAGGCGATCCGGGAGGCGATGGACGTCTCCATGGGGCGCGATGACAACGTCGTCGTCTTCGGCGAGGACGTCGGCTATTTCGGCGGCGTCTTCCGCTGCACGCAGGGCCTGCAGCAGAAATACGGCACCACCCGCTGCTTCGACGCGCCAATCAGCGAGTTGGGCATCGTCGGCACCGCGATCGGCATGGCCGCCTATGGACTGCGCCCCTGTGTCGAGGTGCAGTTCGCGGACTACGTCTATCCCGCCTATGACCAGATCGTCTCCGAGGCGGCGCGGCTGCGCTATCGCTCGAACGGTCAGTTCACCTGTCCGATCGTGATCCGCATGCCGACGGGCGGCGGCATCTTCGGCGGGCAGACGCACAGCCAGAGCCCCGAGGCGCTGTTTACCCACGTGTCGGGACTGAAGGTGGTCGTCCCCTCCAATCCGCATGACGCCAAGGGGCTGCTGATCGCCTCGATCGAGGACCCGGACCCGGTGATCTTCCTGGAGCCGAAGCGGCTCTACAACGGCCCGTTCGACGGCCACCACGAGCGCCCGGTGACACCGTGGTCGAAGCACGAGCTGGGCGAGGTGCCGGCAGGCCACTACAGCATTCCGCTCGGCAAGGCGGCCGTCCGCCGTACCGGGTCGGAGATGACCATCCTCGCCTACGGCACCATGGTTTATGTCGCGGAGGCCGCGGCGGACGAAACAGGCATCGACGCCGAGATCATCGACCTGCGCTCGCTGCTGCCACTCGACCTCGATGCCATCGTGACCTCCGTCAACAAGACCGGCCGCTGCGTCGTGGTGCACGAGGCCACCCACACCTCCGGCTTCGGCGCCGAGCTTGCGGCGCTCGTCCAGCACCATTGCTTCTACAGCCTCGAGGCGCCCGTCGCCCGCGTCACCGGATGGGACACGCCTTATCCGCATGCGCAGGAATGGGACTACTTCCCGGGGCCCGCGCGCCTGGGCCAGGCAATGACCGCGACGATGGAGGCCTGA
- a CDS encoding 3-methyl-2-oxobutanoate dehydrogenase (2-methylpropanoyl-transferring) subunit alpha, giving the protein MSDDTPLRFHVPEPEVRPGGTPDFSNVPIPKAGSVSRPPIDVDPREIRDHAFSIIRVLDRKGEAVGPWAGSLTDEELLEGLRHMMTLRTFDARMVTAQRQGKTSFYMQHMGEEAVSCAFRKALKDGDMNFPTYRQAGLLIAGGYPMVDMMNQIYSNEADPLKGRQLPIMYSSKEHGFFSISGNLGTQFVQAVGWAMASAIKGDTRIAAGWIGDGSTAESDFHAALVFASTYRAPVILNIVNNQWAISTFQGIARGGSGTFAARGLGFGLPSLRVDGNDYLAVHAVASWAAERARKNLGPTLVEYVTYRVGAHSTSDDPSAYRPKTESEAWPLGDPVLRLKAHLIRRGVWSEERHKQSEAEILDVVIAAQKEAEKHGTLHSGGKPSVRDMFEGVYEEMPPHLRRQRQQAGV; this is encoded by the coding sequence ATGAGCGACGACACGCCGCTTCGGTTCCATGTTCCGGAGCCAGAGGTGCGGCCCGGCGGCACGCCCGATTTCTCAAACGTTCCCATCCCCAAGGCCGGATCGGTCTCGCGCCCGCCGATCGATGTCGATCCCCGCGAGATCCGCGACCACGCTTTTTCGATCATCCGTGTTCTCGACCGGAAAGGCGAGGCGGTGGGGCCTTGGGCCGGCTCGCTGACGGACGAGGAACTGCTGGAAGGTTTGCGTCACATGATGACGCTGCGCACCTTCGATGCCCGCATGGTGACGGCGCAGCGGCAGGGCAAGACCTCCTTCTACATGCAACACATGGGCGAGGAGGCGGTGAGCTGCGCCTTCCGCAAGGCGCTGAAGGATGGCGACATGAATTTTCCGACCTATCGCCAGGCCGGCCTGCTGATCGCGGGCGGCTACCCGATGGTCGACATGATGAACCAGATCTACTCCAACGAGGCCGATCCGCTGAAGGGCCGGCAGCTGCCCATCATGTACTCGTCGAAGGAGCACGGCTTCTTCTCGATCTCGGGCAATCTCGGCACCCAGTTCGTGCAAGCGGTGGGCTGGGCCATGGCCTCGGCCATCAAGGGCGACACGCGCATCGCGGCCGGCTGGATCGGTGACGGCTCGACCGCTGAGAGCGATTTCCACGCCGCGTTGGTCTTCGCCTCCACATATCGCGCGCCGGTCATCCTCAATATCGTCAACAACCAGTGGGCGATCTCGACCTTCCAGGGGATCGCGCGCGGCGGTTCGGGCACGTTCGCGGCGCGCGGGCTGGGCTTCGGCCTGCCGTCGCTTCGAGTGGACGGCAACGACTATCTCGCGGTCCACGCGGTCGCTTCCTGGGCCGCAGAGCGCGCGCGAAAAAATCTCGGGCCGACGCTGGTCGAATACGTCACCTATCGCGTCGGCGCGCACTCGACCTCCGACGATCCCTCGGCCTACCGCCCGAAGACGGAGTCCGAAGCCTGGCCGCTCGGCGACCCCGTTCTCAGGCTGAAGGCGCACCTGATCCGGCGCGGGGTGTGGTCGGAAGAGCGGCACAAGCAGTCCGAAGCGGAGATCCTCGACGTGGTCATCGCCGCCCAGAAAGAGGCCGAGAAGCACGGCACCCTCCACTCCGGCGGCAAGCCCTCCGTCCGCGACATGTTCGAAGGCGTATACGAGGAGATGCCTCCGCATCTACGGCGTCAACGCCAGCAGGCGGGGGTTTAG
- a CDS encoding aldo/keto reductase — translation MIRTTSLPAGELVPVLGQGTWNMGEDSRRRRDEADALRLGLDLGMTLIDTAEMYASGGAEEVVAEAVAGRRDEVFIVSKVLPSNASRRGVETACEQSLKRLGTDRIDLYLLHWRGGVPLAETVDAFEALKAAGKVRHWGVSNFDTDDMQELDGLAAGSAVQSNQVLYNLSRRGIEHDLLPWCRGRGIPVMAYSPVEQGKLGKEPRLGAIADRHRATPAQIALAWTMRADGLIAIPKASRPEHVRQNRAALDIVLTSEDLSELDKAFPPPARKRPLEMI, via the coding sequence ATGATCAGAACCACCAGCCTGCCCGCCGGTGAACTCGTGCCTGTCCTCGGTCAGGGCACCTGGAACATGGGCGAGGACAGCCGCCGGCGGCGCGACGAGGCTGATGCGCTCAGGCTGGGTCTCGACCTTGGCATGACGCTGATCGATACGGCGGAAATGTATGCCTCCGGCGGTGCGGAGGAGGTGGTGGCGGAGGCCGTCGCCGGCCGCCGCGACGAGGTGTTCATCGTCTCCAAGGTGCTTCCGTCCAACGCCTCGCGTCGGGGCGTCGAGACCGCCTGCGAACAGAGCCTGAAACGGCTCGGCACCGACCGCATCGACCTCTATCTTCTCCATTGGCGCGGCGGCGTCCCGCTCGCCGAAACCGTCGACGCCTTCGAGGCGCTGAAGGCGGCCGGCAAGGTCCGCCACTGGGGCGTCAGCAACTTCGACACCGACGATATGCAGGAACTCGACGGGCTTGCGGCCGGATCGGCAGTCCAGTCGAATCAGGTCCTCTACAACCTGTCTCGCCGCGGCATCGAACACGACCTGCTTCCATGGTGCCGGGGCCGCGGCATTCCGGTCATGGCTTATTCGCCGGTCGAGCAGGGCAAGCTCGGCAAGGAGCCGAGGCTTGGCGCGATCGCCGACCGGCATCGCGCGACCCCCGCGCAGATCGCGCTGGCCTGGACGATGCGCGCCGACGGCCTCATCGCCATACCGAAGGCGAGCCGGCCGGAGCACGTCCGGCAGAATCGCGCCGCGCTTGATATCGTGCTTACATCCGAAGACTTGTCGGAGCTCGACAAAGCATTTCCTCCGCCGGCCCGCAAAAGGCCGCTTGAAATGATCTGA
- a CDS encoding KTSC domain-containing protein, protein MPSTSIRETRYDRDTRKLSVWFVTTGRQYDYSGVPPETYAAFRAAFSKGRFFNRHIRDRYPCIRIK, encoded by the coding sequence ATGCCTTCGACATCGATCCGGGAGACACGCTACGATCGCGATACTCGCAAGCTGTCCGTGTGGTTCGTGACGACCGGCCGGCAATACGACTACAGCGGCGTCCCGCCGGAAACCTATGCGGCGTTCCGGGCCGCTTTCTCCAAGGGCCGGTTCTTCAATCGGCACATCCGCGACCGCTATCCCTGCATCCGGATAAAATAG